The Diceros bicornis minor isolate mBicDic1 chromosome 37, mDicBic1.mat.cur, whole genome shotgun sequence genome segment ACCTCCCCACCCTCAGGGCCCCCAGCTTGCCCTTGTGTCCCATCTCATCATGAGAGCAACCACACAACCTGGCTGGTCGATCAGGGCTCCTAGACCCCAAGCCACATGGTGAAAGTCCATCCAGTCAGGGTCCCATGCCCGACTTCTCTAATGCCCAACATGCATTTATTTGTTGCATTCTTGCTGGAGTGTGGGGGTGGAGCAAGAGGGGAAGACCCTTTAATTAGGATTTCTTTCCTAGAAAGATAGGAGGGCCCCTTGCAGCAAGAAAGAGTGAAGCTCACATGTAGAGGGAAGCAGATCTGAAGgatggagagggagaagagggacaCAACATCGTTGAAACTCCTGGATCCAGCTAAGCCTGAAGCCAGCATGAGCCTGAGCTTCCCAAGTAGTGAGCCAACAAATTACCTGTCTGTTAAGCAGGTTTGAGTTGCATTTGTATCACCTACAACCAAGAGAGTGCTGGCCACTGAGCCCCCGAGCTCCCAGCCACAGGGATCAACCTATTGCAAGGACATCAACGCCTCTTTCATCCCGTGGGTCTTGACACATTCTCCTCTCTTCGTCTGAatgctcttcctccctcctctgtctGGTAGACTTGCTCACCCTTTGCTGAAGTCTCTCCCACCACTCTAGACCTGCTAGTCTCTCCCTCCTCAGTCTTCCCTCAGCCTGGGTTCATAACTCCACTACATCTCTCAACAAGCAGTCTCGTGCAGTATCTGTTTATGTGGCTCCTTCCCCACTTCTTAGCATAGTATTAACCACACAGTGATAATTAATTAAAAGTCACCGTATTAATGATCTTCTGTCTTCAGTTAATTTCTCCCCACGGTGTACAATAGAGTGCGTGTTTTTGTTACAACATGTGGTGAGGAGAGATGTCAACCGTGAGTCCTGTTCTCTCTCCACCAATCAGAGTCAACAGCATCTGCTGGTTCCCTTTGAAAGTGCAAAGTCTGAAGAGATTAAAATGAGTAGGGgccggggagggggtgggagaggagagaccaGAAGATGTGAGTGACAAATTTGAAGATTAAAATCAAACAGGACAGGACAGTGAGAACTTAAAGGAACTGTTTGAGCAAACATCTATTCAAATTATATTAAACCATGGAAATGAGGTTTCTATTTGGGAAATCGGAATATGCATTTATTTGTTGCATTTCTTGCaggagtgtgggggtgggggagagaaaaCAAGACTTTCTGATTCACAAATTGAAGTTAAGCTAAATTAAATCCAGCCGCGCCTAGAACAACAGTGGATGATAACCTCGTAATCCACTGTGCTTGGAAAGCTCCTGTGTGGTGAGACCTTCCCAGGAGGACCAGGAGGCGGGCTTGTGGGGGACCCAGCACCACCCGGCCCATGAGTGCCTGTCAGCGGactagaaaaggagagagaggggttAATGCCTttgcagcctcagtttcccaagtcATGAAGTGGGGCTTCACTTCTGGCCCCAGCTCACTGCTGGCCACCAAGATCCCCCACCCTGAGGGGTCAGGAATGAGCTGCTGCCCACTGGAACTGTGGAGCTGGAGGGGGTCACAGGGCAACCTGACTCCTGAGTCCACCTGGAACCCTCCAAGGAAAGTAGGGAGAACACCAAGCCACTTCCAAGGCCTGCTGTTTCTGCACCTGCATATTAGCTTTTTAACAGCTTTTAAATTATTCCAAGCAGCTTCCAATTAAAAATGGTGGCTTGTACATATGCATTTATCTCTACTGTCTCTCTTAAATCCATCTAAAATTGGACTAAAGGAACCAAAAAGGCAAAAACCCAGAGCTCAGAGAGAACAAGAGAGGAGTTGGCAGCAGAACATACTTGGGAAGGCGGGACGAGGCTGGAGGAGTGTTGACCAACTCAGTGGACCGGGGAGGCCACAGAAGCCAGAGCACAGGCCGGGGGCCGCCACTGAGAAGGGAGCTGGCTGAAGCCCATGCAGAAGCATCCCCTGCCTTCAGTCCATGTCAGGAGCAGGCACATCTCCAGATCCCCTCCCAGACCCCAACAGGCCAGGTGCAAGCCTTCCCCCCAACCTTGGAGAATTTGAGCCGGAGAGGGGTCAGACAGGGGGTAGGGGTGTGGGGTACCAGGCAGCACCAAGAGGAAATATGAGGGCCTGTACTGAAAACAGGGCCAATGTGTGAAAATCCACATTCTGGATGGTGAGAGCTCTACCCAGGCTTCTTCTCTCCCTTGGGGCCCAGGACCCTAGAACTGAGGCTGATGCTCCAGGACAGGAGTGGAAGAATTCCTCTCTGGAGAGAGTGGCCAGCCACAAAAAAATAACTGACAAATACTAATGACGGGAGGTCTCCTCCAAATATGAGTGGGCCCCCACTGATCATCCTAAAGTAAGTCTACAAGTGACAACGGGCCCCcttcaccaacacacacacattcacatatacacacacaccaagcTGCCAATCAACCTTTTAATGCCAAACTCTTGAATCTAGGCTTGGCGTTATGACTTATGTTAGACCACGGGACATCAGCAAATACGATAATAGGGGCCTGCACTTTTGGGGGCTGGGGTTGGAGTCCTGAGACTACAATGAGAATGAGCTTAAGCCAGCCTGCTGGAGAAGCCACATGGAGAACTGAGGTGCCCCAGCTGACAGTCTACCGATCACCAGATCTGTGACTAGAGCCATGAGATGACTGCAGGCACAGGAGTGACAGCAGGCAAGACTGACAAAAACCCCACCCAGCTGAACACAATCCAAACGGCTGGCCTGTGCAATTGTGAGCAAATGAAATGGGTAGTGTTTTAAGGGGCTAAATTTGCGGGTGGTTTGTTAAGTGACAATAGATACCCGAGACAGACTTGGAGGATGTGAGGAAGTCAGTTTCGTGGCTATGCGGGGTGAGGAGGGGCAGCAAGTTCCAGGCAGGTTCATGTAAGGGTACAGGTCTGTGTGGGGGGAGCTGCCAGGAGGCCAGCATGAATGAAGCGGAGTGAGCCAGAGCCCTAGGACAGGTGGTCAGAAGCAATGAGGCATTATCATGGCCAGATTGGGCAGCCTTCCAGGTCACGGTAAAGAAGGGCTTTTACACAAAGTGAAATGAGCCCTTTAGGGTTCTGAGAAGAGGAGGGCCTAGATCTGACTGCACCCCCATGGCACCATTTAACCTGTCTGAGTCGCACGCCCTGGATGTCCTGGAACTGCCTGCCAGATCCAGAGGTTGGGGGATTTGGCAGGAATCCTTCATGGGTGGTGCTAGGTCCTGCCCCAAGGAGCATGCCTCTAACTGTGTGATGTTAGTTAGCATGGATGAGGTTTGCAAAATGATGATGACATAATCCTATCGTGCTGCCTTCATTTACGATCTGGAGTATGTCTGTGAGCAATATATTTTCTCAGCAACTCTTATGTTACTTTTAAGTATAATTTGATAGGAAAGGCTGGTTTGATTTGAATGAAGAATCAATCGTGAGTCAATTTCCTATCATCAGCCAAAGGTGACCAATAAGTTTTTTATTTGATTAACACTAAAAACTCATGGATTTTTACCATTTGATGTGTTTCCATCCATTGCAATTATTCTTATTGATTCTCATCTTGTACCATCTTTGGCCTGTGAAGGCATCTTTAGGTTCATTACTGAATCCTTCTGACATGACCCCAGGAGTCATTGATAGCTTCCTTATTCTGGCATaataagatgctccaggcttatcgCGTACATGTTTTCCCCATTTCCCCAagtcagccatttcttcaaggagaGACCACAATCTGGACGCTagttgtgctcattgctactggatcAATCAACGTTTCTAGGTCCTTTCAATGGCCAGGGCCAGAAAATGCACTGTTTAAGAGAAAATATGTTATGAGTTCATATTGATATTCCCAACAAATTTAGAATGACATGGTCTTACCTAACTTGTTTcactttttatttgtatttcttttctttcaggctGGAAATCTTGATTCCCAAAGACACAAACATAACAACTTATTTGCTTTAGCTTACAGTTTCAGAATGACAATAGCAGTATTGTTACTAGAAATATGAATACTGAAAACAGTTTAAGCCTTTTTCACAGTTCTTCTTGCCTTTACAGTATATCCCATTAGGGATGGATCGTCAAATTGCAGTGTTAAAGCTATCTTAACTTCTTCCAGTCTGCACGGTTAAGCCACCAAGATGATACAAAATTAGGAACATTCGTCTGATTTTGCTTTTGACTTTTTTagggatttctatttttttcattgtgatttttttataATTACACAAAACATTTATATGATTCTAAAGTCAAATCTACAAAAAAAGGTTTATGTGGAGGAACCTGGCTTCTGCTCCGGACCCTATACCCTGTTCCCTCTCTTATGCTTCTTATGTCACTGTTGATCTTTCCAATGTTGGTTTTCAATTGAAATTTGGTACATATtccaagtgaaaaaaaatcatgaattttTTGCAAGAACGACTTTGATTAGATCTCAAAGGCATTTATAAATGTGTGCCAAAGGCCAATGTTAGTCCCACATTACAAGTGAGTGTTAATGATGTCAAGGAAACAAGGCACCCTGGGGAGAGCCCTTGGTGTCCATCTTCCAGACCACAGTCCAGAGTGTGGGTGTCTCAGTCAGAGTTCCGTTGCAGAGAACAGGGCCCACGCTGGCTGGTTTATGCGGGAAACAACTTATTAGAGGATCTGAGAGAACTGCTGTGGAGCCGAATAAACAAGCTCTGGGTAGAGCTTTCGGAAATGACTTCCAAACTGTACTGCAGACCTGGAGCTGCTGCTTCGTTGTACCAGGACAGCAGTGATTCCAGAACCGCCCTGGAATCAAGAGGCTGCTGCTGCCAGCTCCCACGTGACGCCACTCCTGTTGCACTCCAGCCCAGAAGATGGACGCTCTAGACCTACCTCCAGTGACCAGACACTGTGCCGCCAAGAGAAACCACGCGTCTCCACTCCTGGGCTTAAAAACGGGGCAGAGCCTGTGGCCCTCTTTCCTTTCCACATCCCACAAGAATGCATCTTGCAGACCAGGGCTGCCAGATTGAGAAAGGTCATTTTTCGCTTTCCATTCCCTCGATTCAGGAAGAAATAGTAGAAGAGGCTGGAAAGGAGAGCGAGCACCCATCCACCATACACATAGGGAGGAACAATGCTCTTAAACACTGTTGCGGTCACAGGTGTGCAATGGTAGAACCATTGTAAAGAAGGCTTGTCATATGCCCTCCTGAGCAATTTTTCAAAAGGAAACTTTTAAGGGGGATTTTTCAAACGAGAATCTTGCCTGTGTGTGATGTGTGCCTTGGACCTTGGTTTGGGCCCTTTGTAAGTACAACTTCACCCCAGCGGTGTTCTTGCTGTAATTCAGGCAGATGATCGGCAGAAAGTGTTCAGATGCCCATCACCAGCAGGAAAGACAGAGAGGGGGGTGGACCGGGCTACAAGGCAGGCTCCTCTCCTCCCTAAACGCTCTCCGGGTTTGGGAAGGAGGAATGTCACTGGGCTCATTTAAGCTGGGCCAGAAACGGGGGTCTGGGTCCTCGAACTCCCCAACCTGACTGACACACAGAGTTGGTAAAAGAGCAGCACATCGCAGCTGTCCTGCGCTGAGTCGAGCCAACAGTGAAAGGCGAGTCGGGGGGAAGGAGCAGGCCAGTTCTGAGGCTCAAAGTTCAGGAAGGGCTGCGCCCTGGCGCCGCCGGAACGGCTGGGAACCAGGATCCTCTCACTCTCTTTTTTGttccttaaatttttaatttagaattttagaatctgttttaaagaaacAGATCTAGAAAGCTATGTTGCTGCGCTGGATAAACTGAGGGCCTTCCCAGAGCGGGGTAGGGGGGCGGCCAGGCGAGTGGGGCTGGGCGCGGCCACTCCGAAGGACCCTTAGTCCCGGGACTGTGAAGCCTGCGGGCCGGGAAGAAGCTGCAAACAGCGCTGTCGCGTCGCCACGTCTGTGTGAGGGCCTGCTCTTCACGGAGCTCTGCCTACGCTCCCCGGCTGCTCGGGAAATGTGCCCTTGAGCGACCGGGGGGCCCGCACAGGGCCGCCCTCGGGTTTCCCCACGCGGTGGTCGCTGCCCGGCCGGCCGGCCCGAGAAGCAGCCGAGGCCCGAGCGCTCTCCCGGCCCCGAGTTCAACTTCAATAAAAGGGTCCAGCCTGCCCTTGATCACGCGCTGGCCTGACGGCCCCGCTCAGGCCCGGGTCTAATTGAGCCTGGTCACCTGGGAATAGGTTCAAAGGCATCAAAGCTGTAAACCATCTCCAGGCCCCGAGCCAGAGCGGCCTGGCGAACAAAGAGCCCCCCGAACCGCTTCAAACGCGCCCGCGCTGGGCGTCCAGATGGCGCGGGGCCGGGATCCACGGTGCCGCCCGCCGAGGCCGGGTCCTGCGCTCCCGCCGCACCGCGCCTTCCTGCCGGGGGCTGCCCGCGGCCGCCCGGTGCAGGGGAGGCCGCGCAGGCCGGGCCCCAGACGGTTCTGTGCCGCTCCCCAGACAGCCCTCCGTCCACTGCCGACTCGCGAAGCGAAGGGGTTGCGCAGAGGCCAGGCCTAGCGGGCGCCCCCGGCCGGCTTCCCGCATCCCTGGCAGGGCCGGGCAGGTGGGCGCGGCGGGCACCCGGCGCTCCCGCAGAGGCTCGCTGGGGCGCTGAAGGTATAGAGCACTTAGAAGGAGGATCTGCGAAAAACGTCGGGGCCGGGGCTCCCCAGCAGGTAGGGGTGAAAAACGGTCCCCGATACACGGCCTGGGCAGAGCGGGCCGCCTCTTCACGGATCTCCGCAGTGCGTGCGTGGGGAGCAGTGTCTCCAAGGGCATCTGAGTGTCCCCACGCCCGGGGTCGGGGCGTAGGGACCCCCGCCCGCGCAGGTCCCCCACACCAGTCCGGGCCCCAGGCCGCGGCGCGAACTCGCTGCGCGCCCGGAGGCAGCCCAGGTGCACCCAGGCCTGGGCGCCCCCGAGGGCTACCCGCCGCGTCCTCACCTCCTAGAAGCGTACCTAGGGTAGGACTCGCCTCCCGCGCCCCTCGCGCCCCGGGAGAGAGCCTGGAGCCCGGCGGGCCCGATCACCACGTTAAGGAGCAGACAAAGCCAGGTCGGCTGAGCCCAGGTTGCGGGGCGGCCAGAGAGTGGCCAGATGCCAAGGTGGAGGCGCAGGCGGCACGCGAGGGCCCGGCCTCCGGGGTGCCCGCCGCGGCCCGGGCCGAAGGGGGAGGCAAAACTGAAAGTGCCGcgccggggggcgggggcggccggCGAAGGCCCCAGAACTTGTCCTGCCCCCGGCCGCGGCGGCCAATCAGCGCGCCGCCCTCGCTCCTGACAACTATTTAGCAACCAAGCCCGgctagagtttccaaaaaagtTAGAATAACTTCCTCTCCCGGAGACCTCAGTTTTGCACAAGCCGGCCTTGAAATCAGAGCCTTTCGAGCAACTCGGAGAGCGTGTGCTCGGCGACCGCGGGCTTGGCCAGCGGCGCGCGCTTGGCGCCCGGCGCCCCCAGCCCCACGCGCGCCGGGCAGGCGCCATGGAGGAGGGCTCCAGCTCGCCCGTGTCCCCCGTGGACAGCCTGGGCACCAGCGAGGAGGAGCTCGAGAGGCAGCCCAAGCGCTTCGGCCGGAAGCGGCGCTACAGCAAGAAGTCCAGCGAAGATGGCAGCCCGACCCCGGGCAAGCGCGGCAAGAAGGGCAGCCCGAGCGCGCAGTCCTTCGAGGAGCTGCAGAGCCAGCGCATCCTGGCCAACGTGCGCGAGCGCCAGCGCACCCAGTCGCTCAATGAGGCCTTTGCGGCGCTGCGCAAGATCATCCCCACGCTGCCCTCGGACAAGCTCAGCAAGATCCAGACGCTCAAGCTGGCCGCCAGGTACATAGACTTCCTCTACCAGGTTCTTCAGAGCGACGAGATGGACAATAAGATGACCAGCTGCAGCTACGTGGCCCATGAGCGCCTCAGCTACGCCTTCTCCGTGTGGCGCATGGAGGGCGCGTGGTCCATGTCCGCCTCCCACTAGCGCCGCGCCACCCACGTCCGGACCGGCGCGCCAGGGTAGGTGCTGCGCGCGCGACGGGTGCCCTCCGTTGCGGGGGGCGGGCGGCCCGGCCTGCGCATCCTCCCTCGTGGAGGCCCCGCGGGCTGCGGCGGCGTGGATGGGACGCACTTATCCTGCTTGCAGCAGATGGGGGTCGGTTGAGAAGCCCCCATGTCCCAGGGGCACCCCTGGGGCCTTTTGCAAGCTTCCATGCAGGGTGTTAGTCGGCAACGGACGGACTGGTGACTGTTGTATTTTCCATCCTTGTTGTTGCGTGGGGGGTCTGTGGGTGACTGTCGAGGGAGAACCGCCTGGGGCGGGCCAGGGACAGGGAGATGGGAACCAGTCGCCCTTTGAGTCCCTCGGAGCGGAGGCCGGCAGGAGAACTGCCCGAGCCGGGTTGTGCCTGGTTGTGGCTTCGTCCTCTTCCCAGGGAGCGGCAGAGCGCGTTCATCGTGCAGACACTCAGTTCTCCCCGGCTGCTAGTGCAGGGCGACCCGGCCCGCGCCTCGGGGGCCCAGCTGTCAGCGCCTTGACCAGGCCGGTGGGCGCAGAGGTTCGGGCCGGCGCCTAGGTTTGCCTGAAGAGGGCGGGAGGACCGTGCCCTGCACTGGTGACTCCGGGACCAGTGCCCCCAGAGAGCCGGGGACGGCCCCGCGCCGGGAGCGTGGGACACAGGGCCAAGGCTGAGGCTCGGAGACCGGAGCGCAGAGGCCGGCGTAGACACCACGGCTCGCAACCCCCGCTGCCCGCAGGCAGGTGGAGCGGACCTCGGAACTGGGGGCCTCTGGTCCCAGCCTTGAACCTGGAGAATCTGGGAGGGGGCTCTGCCCGCGCCGCGTCCTGGCGTTTCACCCCGCAGGGGAGTGCCAGGGATCCAGGCTGGGAAACAGGTTTGCGGAGAAAGGGAGGCGGTGCGGGCCGGGCCCTGCGCGGGACAAGGCAGGGAGGACACAGCTGCTGAGAGCATTGGCAGTTCTGGTTTCCTCTGGAAGAGCGCTTAGGGCGTCCTGCACCGGCTCCTTTCACCAGACACCTTGGAAGTCCCTTTAGACAAGCTCTAACTGCGGAGGCACGGTCCTTTCCGGAGGGCTCTGGGAGACAAGTGGGCATCTCCCTTTCAAAGGCTCTCTCGGGCAATGAAGGATGCAAGATTTTGGGGGGAGAGACGGGTTGAAAATCCTTCCTACTTAGTGTGCTTTAGTTTCTTGCTCATGTTGCAATGTTTTTATAAAAGTCTTTACTTCACACAGAAGGAATTTAGATAATCAAGAGCGTGCAGCCCCCCCTTCTCCCTTTCCCCAAacatatctatttcttttttatgtggtTCTATAATATCTGCGCATGTTTCTGCTGTGGCCACGAAAGGCTGATCTAGCACaggtggattttattttatttttttaagttttatttctgTGCCACTGaaaattctttggataaaataGCCCCCTCAGATAATGATCGTTtttataggtttttaaaaaagagtttctAGCAGAGAATAACTTATGGGAATCTTCTCCTATCTTTGTCAAAAACAGATGGAAAGTGTCTCAATCACATATTTCTCTAGCAAAGAAAGTTTGGATTGGCTGAGTACTAAAATGCTACAGTGGGATAATACATTAATTCTGGGTTTTGCTGCCTAAATTATGAGCCTCCATTAGTTAATTCCATTTACTCTTTATCCCATCCATAGTTTACAGCACATCtgaaataagaacaaacaaatgAGGaatgtcatcttttaaaaatgtacacatATAGCTTTGTTTAAGGAAAATGTCAACAGAATTATCATTAAGACTTCCCTCCAGAAAATTATTGAAGGCAAATACCAGGAGATATTACCTTAATGAAAATTTAGTAGGatcatttaaaattcatttaaaaataattgcattCCTAAAACCAAAAATCAGACATAGATCACAATGaaagattatataaaataaaaggcaGTACTTgtaataagtaaatgaaaagtgttaagagtttatttggggaaaaaaatccttaaaatgtaAGAGATAACACATTCAGCTGGAGAGCAAATGATCTATATGGGGgcccatttatttttaatcttatatatttgaatataactGACTAGGTCCTATAAAACAGTTTCTTTAGGTAGATAGATACGCACTCTTtacaagaagagaagggaaatatGGAAATTCTTGATACACTAATGATCCTGGACACACCTTGTTTTTCCTTATCAGGCATGTAGAACAAACATTTTTgtatcctttttgtttttaacccaTTAGTCTCTATGAGTATAAATACAATCATAATTGATTTCATTTCCTGAAAATGTTGCTAAATGGCATTCTTTTGTAGCATTTAAAAGAAGCGTTAGTTATATATATTAGCAAAGAATTGTTAGACCTTTCAGCAAATTGTATGTGTTTTCAATGTCTAATGTGAGATGTTTTCACATATATGAAAAGAGCTGTGTCTAGACAAACAGCAACAGGAATAAAAAGCCTAAATTGTTCCTTGATATAAAGAGAAACACAGGAAATAGTGGAGAACGGCTGGTGCTAATATTTATCTTGACTTTCTTTTTTGGGTCTGGCATTTAAAAACATGAATAGACAATAAATCAGGTGTCTTTGGACAGTCAGCTGGTTCATCTAATTGGGAAATCTCAGAAGGAGTTTTCAGTATTCTCATTAAATGCCTGAGAGTTGGGAACAGGGTCTAAGCACCTGGCTTAGAGAGTGGAAGAAGGTGACAATTACTTATtggacatttttccttttttctgctttgtGGTTAAAAAGACCATCTCTAACTTCTGCAATGTGCACAGATTTTCAGTAGGTTACTGTACTCAAGAAACTAACTTT includes the following:
- the TWIST2 gene encoding twist-related protein 2 is translated as MEEGSSSPVSPVDSLGTSEEELERQPKRFGRKRRYSKKSSEDGSPTPGKRGKKGSPSAQSFEELQSQRILANVRERQRTQSLNEAFAALRKIIPTLPSDKLSKIQTLKLAARYIDFLYQVLQSDEMDNKMTSCSYVAHERLSYAFSVWRMEGAWSMSASH